In Candidatus Epulonipiscium viviparus, one DNA window encodes the following:
- a CDS encoding glycoside hydrolase family 3 protein codes for MKSKASKFTKFARKVAAEGAVLLKNNSNFLPLAKDEKVAVFGRCQADYYRSGTGSGGAVNVEYKTDLINSLAARNFVTIDTHIKHLYDTWLAQNPFDDGGGGWACEPWCQIEMPLEASAVEAAANQNDKAIVVIGRTAGEDKDNMAAEGSYFLTAAEIEMLNVVKTNFAKVGVIVNVGNIIDMSWVDDKIDMVIYSWHGGMEGGNAIVDVLVGDLTPSGKLPDSIATTIDDYPSTKNHGSATQNFYEEDIYVGYRYLETFAADRVLYPFGFGLSYTQFTISNVTGTIHAGTAKITATVTNVGDAYAGREVVQVYLQAPQGQLGKPTRSLVGFAKTPLLAPHESTVVKISIPFYSMASYDDSGATGHKSAYVLEAGEYIFHVGNSVRETVIAVFDTSLVLDSTKIVAQLEEALAPTTSFNRIRPDASGNVAYEAAPTRTVDLAARMTAMAPQAIAITGDAGINLKNVITESDMEKFIAQLTADDLAAIVRGEGMSHPQVTPGTASAFGGVTTHLRDDLGIPLMCAADGPSGIRMESGRTATQLPIGTLIASTWDEALVEELYTMEGEELKNNYVDVLLGPGLNIHRSPLNGRNFEYFSEDPLLTGKMAAAVVRGVHQGGAEGTLKHFACNSQETHRHEVNAVVSERAVREIYLKGFEIAIKEGNAKSVMTAYNPLNGIWTASNYDLNTTILRGEWGFDGIVMTDWWAKMNDCIDGGEGTRQNVSSMVRAQNDLYMVVGNFGAGSNISQDNIPEDLASGKLSIAQLQRSAKNICKFAQATVAITRDELIFGKPQPLVAQDISTEGLEIVTTELSFTGKTHTFAFANEGSYQLDATFNCSMPGLSQTSCNVYINGNLVTTIQSGNTSGESVTRQLANLDLHPGAYTITCEGVNPTFVIDKFTFTKL; via the coding sequence ATGAAAAGTAAAGCATCTAAATTCACGAAGTTTGCTAGAAAAGTGGCTGCGGAAGGCGCTGTGCTACTAAAAAACAACTCTAACTTTTTGCCGTTAGCTAAAGATGAAAAAGTTGCAGTATTTGGTAGATGCCAAGCAGATTATTATAGATCTGGCACGGGCTCTGGAGGCGCTGTTAACGTCGAATATAAAACTGATCTCATAAATAGTTTGGCTGCACGAAATTTCGTAACAATCGATACACATATCAAACATCTATATGATACTTGGCTTGCTCAAAATCCATTTGATGATGGCGGCGGTGGCTGGGCCTGCGAACCTTGGTGCCAAATCGAAATGCCGCTTGAAGCATCTGCCGTTGAAGCTGCTGCTAACCAAAACGACAAAGCAATTGTGGTGATCGGTCGAACTGCTGGAGAAGATAAAGACAATATGGCAGCAGAGGGAAGCTACTTTCTCACTGCAGCAGAAATTGAAATGCTAAACGTTGTCAAAACCAATTTTGCTAAGGTTGGCGTTATCGTAAATGTAGGCAATATCATCGATATGTCTTGGGTTGATGACAAAATCGATATGGTCATTTATTCTTGGCACGGCGGAATGGAGGGCGGAAATGCTATCGTCGATGTACTAGTTGGTGATCTAACTCCTAGCGGCAAGTTGCCCGACTCTATTGCGACGACCATCGATGATTACCCATCAACTAAAAATCATGGCAGCGCAACCCAAAACTTTTATGAAGAGGATATTTATGTTGGATACAGATATCTCGAAACTTTTGCAGCAGATCGCGTCTTATATCCATTTGGCTTCGGGTTATCATATACTCAATTTACAATCAGCAATGTTACTGGAACTATTCATGCCGGGACTGCCAAAATTACAGCAACAGTGACCAACGTTGGCGATGCATATGCGGGTCGCGAGGTTGTTCAGGTATATTTGCAAGCACCTCAAGGTCAACTAGGAAAGCCTACCCGAAGCTTAGTGGGTTTTGCCAAGACTCCGCTGCTTGCACCTCACGAATCCACTGTGGTAAAAATTTCCATCCCGTTTTATAGCATGGCTTCATATGACGACTCGGGGGCGACAGGACACAAATCTGCGTATGTATTAGAAGCTGGTGAATACATTTTTCACGTTGGAAACAGTGTGAGAGAAACTGTTATCGCCGTATTTGACACCAGTTTGGTTCTCGACTCCACAAAGATTGTTGCCCAGCTCGAAGAAGCGCTTGCTCCAACCACATCGTTTAATCGAATTAGGCCCGATGCATCTGGTAATGTTGCATACGAAGCCGCTCCAACACGCACTGTCGACTTGGCTGCACGCATGACCGCAATGGCACCTCAAGCAATAGCAATCACTGGTGACGCAGGAATTAATCTCAAAAATGTTATCACCGAATCTGATATGGAAAAATTCATTGCGCAACTAACTGCAGACGATCTGGCCGCCATAGTACGTGGCGAAGGAATGAGTCATCCGCAAGTCACTCCGGGCACTGCATCTGCTTTTGGTGGGGTCACTACTCATCTGCGAGACGATTTGGGAATCCCTCTTATGTGTGCTGCAGATGGACCTTCGGGCATCAGGATGGAAAGCGGACGCACTGCAACTCAGCTTCCTATCGGAACACTCATCGCTTCAACGTGGGACGAAGCCTTAGTCGAAGAACTCTACACTATGGAAGGCGAGGAGCTCAAGAACAATTATGTCGATGTACTACTCGGTCCTGGATTAAATATACATCGAAGCCCTCTAAATGGCCGCAACTTCGAATACTTTTCAGAAGATCCATTGCTGACCGGAAAAATGGCTGCCGCAGTAGTTCGCGGAGTTCACCAGGGCGGTGCCGAGGGAACATTAAAGCATTTTGCTTGCAACAGCCAGGAAACGCATCGTCACGAAGTCAATGCAGTAGTTTCAGAAAGGGCCGTGCGTGAAATTTATTTAAAAGGCTTCGAAATTGCTATCAAAGAAGGAAATGCTAAGAGCGTAATGACAGCGTATAATCCTCTCAACGGCATTTGGACTGCATCAAACTATGATTTGAACACCACAATTTTGCGAGGCGAATGGGGCTTTGACGGCATAGTGATGACTGACTGGTGGGCAAAAATGAATGATTGCATCGATGGCGGAGAAGGCACTCGACAAAACGTTTCCAGCATGGTACGCGCGCAAAACGATTTATATATGGTAGTAGGAAATTTCGGTGCCGGAAGTAATATCAGCCAAGATAATATTCCCGAAGACCTTGCCAGCGGAAAGTTATCGATTGCCCAACTACAGCGCTCTGCTAAAAACATCTGTAAATTTGCTCAAGCCACTGTTGCAATCACACGAGATGAACTAATCTTCGGAAAGCCGCAACCGCTAGTAGCGCAGGATATCTCGACAGAAGGGCTGGAAATTGTTACCACAGAGCTTTCGTTTACAGGCAAAACGCACACTTTTGCATTTGCCAACGAGGGGTCCTATCAATTGGATGCCACATTTAATTGCTCTATGCCCGGCCTTTCGCAAACCAGCTGTAACGTATATATAAACGGCAACCTGGTAACCACGATCCAAAGCGGAAATACTTCTGGAGAGTCCGTTACGCGCCAGCTGGCCAACCTCGATTTGCATCCTGGGGCATACACCATCACGTGCGAAGGCGTCAACCCAACATTCGTCATCGACAAATTCACATTCACAAAACTGTAA
- a CDS encoding LacI family DNA-binding transcriptional regulator, with protein MATIKDVAREANVAISTVSNVLNNVDVVSEATKNKVLYAVQKLNYTPNLNGKFLKSTKTGFIGIFLTSVAGPFFNQLIDTIHQECRQAGYGLIIFLNDKNNAEESFRAILGKRVDGAIILNETITQKHLEVFRDLQMPVVFLDRQVEYKTIRSVVMDNMQGIYTAVNYLIQLGHQTFGFLHGYQNNYDNKERYKGYLQAVADSQCHSILELHGDFSESSAYKAMANALSHNIHLPTALIASNDQMACGCIEALKFAGYHVPSNISIVGFDNIEKSAYYTPPITTIDPCASEVGKVAVKVICNLIDGTATQSHTIPTNLIIRESTQICLTKFLC; from the coding sequence ATGGCTACAATCAAAGATGTTGCACGCGAAGCAAACGTCGCAATCTCCACTGTATCCAACGTTTTAAATAATGTTGACGTCGTGAGCGAAGCTACCAAAAACAAGGTGCTTTACGCTGTACAAAAACTAAATTATACACCAAATCTCAATGGCAAATTTCTCAAAAGCACAAAAACAGGCTTCATCGGAATCTTTTTGACCAGTGTTGCGGGACCATTTTTCAATCAACTTATAGATACTATTCATCAAGAATGCCGACAAGCTGGCTACGGGTTGATCATTTTCTTAAACGACAAAAATAATGCCGAAGAATCATTTCGGGCCATTTTAGGCAAACGAGTTGATGGTGCTATCATTTTAAACGAAACAATTACACAAAAACATTTGGAAGTCTTTCGGGATCTGCAAATGCCCGTTGTCTTTCTCGATCGCCAGGTTGAATACAAAACTATTCGCAGCGTCGTGATGGACAATATGCAAGGAATCTACACAGCAGTTAATTATCTTATCCAGCTCGGACATCAAACCTTCGGATTTCTTCATGGATACCAAAACAATTATGACAACAAGGAGCGCTATAAAGGATATCTTCAAGCAGTTGCAGATAGTCAGTGCCACTCCATCTTAGAGTTACATGGCGACTTCTCGGAATCTTCTGCCTATAAAGCAATGGCCAATGCGCTTTCTCACAATATTCATCTGCCAACTGCTCTTATTGCGTCAAACGATCAAATGGCCTGCGGTTGTATTGAAGCTCTCAAGTTTGCAGGATACCACGTGCCCTCAAATATCAGCATCGTCGGCTTTGACAATATAGAAAAAAGTGCCTATTACACCCCCCCAATCACCACCATCGACCCTTGCGCTTCCGAAGTCGGAAAAGTTGCGGTAAAAGTTATTTGCAATCTCATCGACGGAACTGCCACGCAAAGCCACACAATTCCTACCAACTTAATTATTCGCGAGTCGACTCAAATCTGTTTAACAAAATTTCTTTGTTAA
- the rpe gene encoding ribulose-phosphate 3-epimerase, whose translation MKISASLMCADLLNLEASIRQLEKTDIEMYHIDIMDGHFVPNLSLNFDTLTAIQKIATKPLDVHLMVTNPQDYISKLAALNVDYIVFHLETCNNPIRLLNEIRALGIKGGIALNPKTDPLALQYLLDYVDLIVIMTVEPGFAGQKFIPSQLSKISAVKNMCQNRDILIEVDGNITLENARNCYNLGADIGVLGTSVLFKADADYIAATTKFRNYVTNIISI comes from the coding sequence ATGAAAATATCCGCATCTTTAATGTGTGCCGATTTATTAAATCTAGAGGCTAGCATCAGGCAATTAGAAAAAACTGATATCGAAATGTATCATATTGATATTATGGACGGTCATTTTGTTCCAAATTTATCTCTCAATTTTGACACTCTTACTGCTATACAAAAAATCGCTACCAAGCCCCTTGATGTTCATCTAATGGTTACCAATCCTCAAGATTACATATCAAAATTGGCCGCACTCAATGTCGACTATATCGTTTTTCATCTCGAAACTTGCAACAACCCCATTCGGCTACTAAATGAAATCAGAGCGCTTGGCATCAAAGGCGGAATTGCACTAAACCCTAAAACTGATCCATTGGCACTTCAATATTTACTCGACTACGTAGATCTTATCGTTATTATGACTGTGGAACCTGGCTTTGCTGGACAAAAATTTATCCCAAGTCAATTATCTAAAATTTCAGCCGTCAAAAACATGTGTCAAAATCGAGATATCTTAATAGAGGTCGATGGCAATATAACTCTCGAAAATGCGCGGAATTGCTATAATTTGGGCGCTGATATCGGTGTTTTAGGAACTTCAGTTCTCTTTAAAGCAGACGCTGATTATATCGCTGCCACCACAAAATTTCGAAACTATGTAACAAATATTATTTCAATTTAA
- the rpiB gene encoding ribose 5-phosphate isomerase B — translation MKIAIGNDHVAVALKNYIMKYLQEKNIEVIDVGTNNNDRTDYPIPAAKVSELVTSGVADRGILICGTGVGISIAANKIHGIRAVVCSEPYSAKLSVEHNNTNILALGSRVVADELAKMIVSEWLDASYEGGRHQKRIDMITQLEVSGVLSL, via the coding sequence ATGAAAATAGCAATTGGCAATGATCATGTGGCTGTCGCATTAAAAAATTATATTATGAAGTATCTACAAGAAAAAAATATCGAGGTTATTGATGTTGGGACAAATAACAATGATAGAACCGATTACCCAATACCTGCCGCGAAGGTAAGTGAACTCGTTACATCTGGCGTTGCCGATAGAGGCATACTTATATGTGGCACCGGCGTTGGAATTTCCATTGCTGCCAACAAAATTCATGGCATCAGAGCCGTTGTATGCTCCGAGCCATACTCTGCAAAACTATCTGTCGAGCATAACAATACCAATATTTTAGCATTAGGATCTCGAGTTGTTGCCGACGAATTAGCAAAGATGATTGTGTCGGAGTGGCTTGACGCCAGTTATGAAGGCGGTAGACACCAAAAACGAATCGATATGATCACTCAATTAGAGGTTAGCGGGGTACTTTCATTATGA
- a CDS encoding DeoR/GlpR family DNA-binding transcription regulator, with product MIPELRKEQILKLLNQNEVMFMKDISKSLNISLSTTRRDLQELSQTFPVEVMRGGAVRIKKYEGDDPISQKQFLNTAQKVIIAKKACALIEEGDSIYIDAGTTATTMLDYMEDKYLTVVTSSISILDKLNCKKINYILLGGEIRKDQASVQGTLTEKMISNMYFDKVFLGANGFVEGEGIYTYNAKEASKKELLINHSKKAYVLVDSSKRNKRSFMKIENFYLCTILTEE from the coding sequence ATGATACCAGAACTAAGAAAAGAGCAAATATTAAAATTATTAAATCAAAATGAAGTAATGTTTATGAAAGATATATCAAAAAGTCTAAATATTTCGTTATCAACAACACGAAGAGACTTGCAAGAATTGAGCCAAACATTTCCGGTAGAAGTGATGCGAGGCGGTGCAGTACGTATAAAAAAGTACGAAGGCGATGACCCGATATCTCAGAAGCAATTTTTAAATACAGCGCAAAAAGTCATAATTGCAAAGAAGGCGTGTGCACTGATAGAAGAAGGCGACAGTATCTACATTGATGCAGGGACAACAGCAACGACAATGCTTGATTATATGGAGGATAAATACTTAACGGTAGTTACATCTTCTATATCGATTTTGGACAAATTGAACTGTAAAAAGATAAATTATATTTTGTTAGGAGGAGAGATACGCAAAGACCAAGCATCTGTGCAAGGAACGTTAACTGAGAAAATGATTTCAAATATGTATTTTGACAAAGTGTTTTTAGGAGCCAATGGCTTTGTAGAAGGTGAAGGAATATATACCTATAATGCAAAAGAGGCATCAAAAAAAGAACTTTTGATAAACCATTCTAAAAAAGCCTATGTATTAGTTGATAGTTCAAAGCGCAACAAAAGGAGTTTTATGAAGATTGAGAATTTTTATTTGTGTACAATATTAACAGAGGAGTGA
- a CDS encoding LacI family DNA-binding transcriptional regulator yields the protein MVTMKDVAEKAKVSRATVSRVLSGHPSISPETRNNVMYWVKKLKYQPNKVAQSLAGNKTYIIGVSIPNLSNPFFSEIVNAVEAEATRVGYSIIIATHGSNLHRESNIINTFFMRRVDAIIAIPVDYAASKKALMRFEIPIISVTKKIENLDSVLVSHDKGVEEIVKHFVSLGHYNIGYIGRVASEKFLYLQQSAKILGATITQVIELKTSVAIDESSTVTSSIKETGLNCTAIFAHNDIAACDAIRSLNSLAYHVPKDVVVAGFDNTILASKMDPQLTSIAQPTAEIGKYCVDIAVDKINGLAAEVAQIEVEPRLVVRASTASSILK from the coding sequence ATGGTGACAATGAAAGATGTAGCAGAAAAAGCAAAAGTATCGAGAGCTACGGTATCACGAGTGTTATCGGGACATCCGTCTATTAGCCCAGAAACACGAAATAATGTGATGTATTGGGTGAAAAAACTCAAGTATCAACCCAACAAAGTGGCACAAAGCTTGGCAGGAAATAAGACGTATATCATAGGAGTGAGCATTCCAAATTTAAGCAATCCATTTTTTTCTGAAATAGTAAATGCAGTAGAAGCCGAAGCAACGAGAGTGGGGTATAGCATAATTATAGCAACACATGGGAGTAATTTGCACAGAGAAAGCAATATTATTAATACGTTTTTTATGAGGAGAGTAGATGCCATAATAGCAATTCCTGTAGATTATGCTGCATCCAAAAAAGCACTAATGCGGTTTGAGATTCCTATAATTTCGGTTACAAAAAAAATCGAAAATTTGGACAGCGTACTGGTTTCCCATGACAAGGGAGTTGAAGAAATAGTAAAACATTTTGTGAGTTTAGGGCATTATAATATCGGTTATATTGGAAGAGTAGCGAGTGAGAAATTTTTATATTTACAACAAAGCGCCAAGATTTTGGGAGCAACAATTACTCAGGTGATTGAGCTTAAAACTAGCGTAGCAATCGATGAATCTTCGACAGTTACGAGTAGTATCAAAGAAACAGGACTGAACTGTACAGCGATTTTTGCCCACAACGATATCGCAGCTTGTGATGCCATAAGGAGTTTAAATTCATTAGCGTATCATGTTCCAAAAGATGTGGTGGTGGCAGGATTTGATAATACTATCCTTGCATCAAAGATGGATCCGCAGTTAACTAGTATAGCGCAGCCAACAGCAGAGATAGGAAAATATTGTGTAGATATAGCGGTGGATAAGATTAATGGATTAGCCGCAGAAGTTGCACAGATAGAAGTAGAGCCTCGATTGGTTGTTCGCGCGTCTACCGCATCGTCGATTTTAAAATAA
- a CDS encoding PTS transporter subunit EIIC: protein MNYVEVAKQILESVGGSENIISMAHCATRLRLIVANREIIDDDEVEAINGIKGVFFNAGQYQIILGTGVVNKVYEEVAKLGVNTLNNKEIVAQKNTKKAFIRTLADVFVPIIPAIVATGLFLGLKGLIFNPAVLEVFGLSIDSFPSYIITFISILTETAFAFLPALVCWSAFRVFGGTPVLGILLGLMLVSNALPNAYVVADPNSGVTPIMVFGFIPMVGYQGSIIPALVSGYVGSNIEKYLRKKIPNALDLVFTPFLTLLLSAFLALFAIGPVFHVVENLLLDIGTVVMGLPYGIGGFIIGFCWMFIVITGVHHVFNVLELTLLAATGLNPFNAIISMTAVAQGAVCLAIAKKAKKKSVREIGPSATVSAWLGITEPAIFGVNMRYNLKPMLIASIVSGFAGVVCMLVNLAGTANGVTGIAGILLYVYDIKQLLWYVGISVATGVLAYFLTLWFGVPDEVMKDE from the coding sequence ATGAATTACGTTGAGGTTGCAAAGCAAATTTTAGAATCTGTAGGTGGGTCAGAAAATATTATTTCTATGGCCCATTGTGCAACGCGACTGAGATTAATCGTGGCAAATCGTGAAATAATCGATGATGATGAAGTAGAAGCGATCAATGGCATTAAAGGAGTATTTTTTAATGCCGGGCAATATCAAATCATTTTGGGAACGGGAGTTGTAAATAAGGTATACGAAGAAGTAGCCAAGTTGGGAGTAAATACATTAAATAACAAAGAGATTGTTGCACAAAAAAATACTAAGAAGGCCTTTATTAGAACACTGGCAGATGTTTTCGTTCCGATTATTCCTGCTATTGTAGCAACGGGATTATTTTTGGGGTTAAAAGGGCTCATATTTAATCCAGCAGTTTTGGAAGTTTTTGGCCTAAGCATAGATAGCTTTCCAAGCTACATAATCACATTTATCTCTATACTCACTGAAACTGCCTTTGCATTTTTACCTGCATTGGTGTGCTGGTCAGCTTTTAGAGTTTTTGGTGGAACACCTGTTTTGGGAATTTTATTAGGCCTTATGCTAGTTTCAAATGCTTTGCCAAATGCATATGTGGTAGCAGATCCAAACAGCGGCGTGACACCAATTATGGTGTTTGGATTTATACCGATGGTAGGGTATCAAGGAAGCATTATTCCTGCATTAGTTTCTGGATATGTAGGATCTAATATTGAAAAATATTTGAGAAAAAAAATCCCGAATGCGTTAGATTTAGTGTTTACACCATTTTTAACATTGTTACTCTCGGCTTTTCTAGCATTGTTTGCAATTGGACCTGTTTTTCATGTCGTAGAAAATCTTTTGTTGGATATTGGAACAGTAGTTATGGGATTGCCTTATGGAATAGGCGGATTTATTATTGGATTTTGTTGGATGTTTATCGTTATCACCGGTGTACACCATGTATTTAATGTGTTAGAATTAACATTATTGGCAGCGACTGGGCTAAATCCATTCAATGCTATTATTTCGATGACAGCAGTTGCTCAAGGCGCTGTGTGCCTTGCTATAGCCAAAAAGGCCAAAAAGAAAAGTGTTAGAGAAATTGGACCCTCGGCAACAGTTTCAGCATGGCTAGGGATTACAGAGCCGGCAATCTTTGGTGTAAATATGAGATATAATTTAAAACCTATGTTAATAGCATCGATAGTATCAGGATTTGCTGGGGTGGTTTGTATGCTAGTGAATTTGGCGGGAACGGCTAATGGGGTAACTGGTATTGCTGGAATATTACTATATGTTTATGATATTAAGCAGTTATTATGGTATGTTGGAATTTCAGTTGCAACTGGTGTGTTAGCGTATTTTTTAACATTATGGTTTGGCGTGCCAGATGAAGTAATGAAAGATGAATAA
- a CDS encoding glycoside hydrolase family 32 protein: MNTKNSLSKYRSIDAASPGELEKVRLIVLEDRNYLPKYHIYPKTGLLNDPNGLVFDGDNYHIFFQWYPYDSIHGMKHWAHLITKNFIHFTEIDPIVPTQSFEIHGCYSGGALSTEEGLLCFYTGNTRQGKKLERISYQNVALIDKITGKTHSKQCILETPKGYTEHLRDPKPWIQNGKIQFICAAQREDLTGCAIICEMDEKTTKLLGELIVSEIDNEDVFMWECPDLFKLNNQDVFIWCPQGIKPKKSRFNNIYSCLYAIGDRKNTKFTTKHWDELDRGFDFYAPQTFAGMDDQIILMGWAGVPDAQYPSDKFSWQGMLTMPRVLCIKNDKLYQRPHEAIYSMVDFDNNVKFVQGIHNHSNLFHCYIRSQIFNEEFEINLFVNDNEALKLCYKSNVFKVDRTKTLQTDFMKKYGSVREVRLENLNNFEIFIDASIMEIYLNDGEFVFTSRFFMKNPNNNFEIKGNIELEIFDISSIKLWIE; the protein is encoded by the coding sequence ATGAATACAAAAAACTCTTTATCGAAATATAGATCAATAGATGCAGCTAGCCCTGGAGAATTAGAAAAAGTTCGATTAATAGTGTTAGAAGATAGGAACTATTTGCCTAAATACCATATTTATCCAAAAACAGGGCTGTTAAACGATCCCAATGGATTAGTTTTTGATGGAGACAATTATCATATATTTTTTCAATGGTATCCGTATGATAGTATTCATGGAATGAAACATTGGGCGCATCTAATTACAAAAAATTTTATACACTTTACAGAAATTGATCCTATTGTACCAACTCAAAGTTTTGAAATTCATGGATGTTATTCTGGCGGAGCATTATCAACAGAAGAGGGGTTGCTTTGTTTCTATACAGGTAACACGAGGCAAGGAAAAAAATTAGAGCGCATTAGTTATCAAAATGTAGCTCTTATAGATAAAATAACAGGAAAAACTCATTCAAAGCAATGTATTTTAGAAACTCCAAAAGGATATACAGAACATTTACGAGATCCAAAACCTTGGATACAAAATGGTAAAATTCAATTTATATGTGCAGCGCAACGAGAGGATTTAACAGGTTGTGCTATAATTTGTGAAATGGATGAAAAAACTACAAAGTTGCTGGGTGAATTAATAGTTTCTGAAATTGATAATGAAGATGTTTTTATGTGGGAATGCCCAGATTTATTTAAGTTAAATAACCAAGACGTATTTATATGGTGTCCTCAAGGAATAAAACCTAAGAAAAGTAGATTTAACAATATCTATAGTTGCCTTTATGCTATTGGAGATAGAAAAAATACAAAATTTACCACAAAACATTGGGATGAGCTAGACAGAGGGTTTGACTTTTATGCTCCACAGACATTTGCGGGAATGGATGACCAGATAATCTTAATGGGATGGGCAGGAGTTCCGGACGCGCAGTATCCGTCAGATAAATTTTCATGGCAAGGAATGCTAACAATGCCGCGAGTGCTGTGTATAAAAAATGATAAATTGTATCAAAGACCACACGAAGCCATTTATTCAATGGTTGACTTTGATAATAACGTTAAATTTGTTCAAGGAATCCATAATCACTCTAATTTATTTCATTGCTATATTAGAAGTCAGATATTTAACGAAGAATTTGAGATAAATTTATTTGTAAATGATAACGAAGCGCTTAAATTGTGTTATAAATCTAATGTATTTAAAGTTGATAGAACTAAAACATTGCAAACAGATTTTATGAAAAAATATGGTAGTGTTCGTGAAGTTAGACTGGAGAATTTGAATAATTTTGAAATTTTCATTGATGCATCTATAATGGAAATATATCTGAATGATGGAGAATTTGTGTTTACCAGTAGATTCTTTATGAAAAACCCAAATAATAACTTTGAAATAAAAGGCAATATTGAACTAGAGATTTTCGATATAAGTAGCATCAAGTTGTGGATAGAATAG